A region of Mobula birostris isolate sMobBir1 chromosome X, sMobBir1.hap1, whole genome shotgun sequence DNA encodes the following proteins:
- the mettl1 gene encoding tRNA (guanine-N(7)-)-methyltransferase, with translation MAVPAPQKRYYRQRAHSNPMADHAFEYPVRPEEMDWSQYYPEYFKPHSDKGHHDDDKDVTDNNLKFQVEFADIGCGYGGLLVELSPLFPNSLILGLEIRVKVSDYVIDRIKSLRASNPGKYQNIACIRSNAMKYLPNFFNKGQLSKMFFLFPDPHFKKTKHKWRIISSTLLAEYAYVLRVGGLVYTITDVQEVHEWMVKHFTEHPLFERAQLEDLKDDIIVDRLGVCTEEGKKVLRSGGQNFTAVFRRIEGKNPKLKTEGEKS, from the exons ATGGCGGTGCCGGCTCCTCAGAAACGTTACTATCGGCAGCGTGCTCACTCCAATCCAATGGCGGATCACGCCTTCGAATA CCCTGTTAGGCCTGAGGAGATGGATTGGTCTCAGTATTACCCTGAATACTTCAAACCACACTCTGACAAGGGTCATCACGATGATGACAAAGATGTAACCGATAATAATTTGAAATTTCAAGTGGAATTTGCAGACATAGGGTGTGGCTATGGAGGCCTACTGG tggagTTATCTCCTCTCTTTCCCAATTCACTAATTCTGGGGCTAGAAATCAGAGTGAAGGTATCTGACTATGTCATAGATCGGATCAAATCCCTAAGAGCTTCAAACCCTGGAAAATACCAGAACATCGCTTGCATCAGAAGCAACGCAATGAAGTActtgccaaacttcttcaacaagGGACAG CTGAGCAAGATGTTCTTTCTTTTTCCGGATCCACATTTTAAGAAGACAAAACACAAGTGGCGGATTATTAGCTCAACGTTGCTGGCTGAGTACGCCTATGTTCTGCGTGTGGGG GGTTTAGTTTATACCATTACTGATGTGCAGGAAGTACATGAGTGGATGGTCAAACACTTCACAGAGCACCCCTTGTTTGAAAGAGCACAACTAGAGGATCTG AAGGATGATATCATTGTCGATCGTCTGGGCGTATGTACAGAAGAAGGCAAAAAAGTATTAAGGAGTGGTGGACAGAATTTTACTGCAGTGTTCCGACGAATTGAGGGGAAAAACCCGAAGCTAAAAACTGAAGGAGAAAAGTCTTGA